TCATGAAGGGTCTTCCGGGTCAACTGCCGTATGTTTTCGAGGAGGCGTTGCCTTTGGAATCGATTCCGAAGCGTTCGAAGGAACGCGATCGTGGGTTCTCTTCGGCGGTTACGGTTTGGCACATGATCAGTCAGGGCATGGGATCGGGCACTCTTCGAGCGGGGTTGGTGGAGATCAATGCCACCTTGAGGTCCATGGGCAAGGAAAAGCTCTCGAGCAAAACCGGAGGCCTCTGTCAGGCTCGACAGCGTTTGCCCGAATCGACCGTATGCGCCGTGCACGAGCGGGCGCTCTCTTCGATCGACCTTGAGGTTCAACGTGAAGGAGGACGCACGCTCTTTGTCGATGGGACCGGTTTCCAGCTCTGCGACACCCATGAGAATCAACTCGAGTATCCGCAACCGACCAACCAAAAGCCCGGTTGCGGTTTTCCGGTCATGCAACAAGTTGCTTTGATCGACGCGCACAGCGGGGCCGTCGTCGACTCCATCGACAGCACCTGGAGACAGCACGAAGGAGGGATGTTTCAGATCGGCCCTCTTGAGAGCGTCCGACCCGACGATACCTTGGTTGCCGATACGGCGTATTGCAGCTTTTGGAACTTCGCTCTGATCCGGTCGCGCCGGGCTCATGGGATCATGGAACTTCACCAAGCTCGCAAGAGGAAGTTTCCCAAAGCCAAAGACGAGTATCGC
The sequence above is drawn from the Puniceicoccus vermicola genome and encodes:
- a CDS encoding IS4 family transposase is translated as MQQNNLFLPGFHRAFGRSPKSALKRLEDSRNSIMKGLPGQLPYVFEEALPLESIPKRSKERDRGFSSAVTVWHMISQGMGSGTLRAGLVEINATLRSMGKEKLSSKTGGLCQARQRLPESTVCAVHERALSSIDLEVQREGGRTLFVDGTGFQLCDTHENQLEYPQPTNQKPGCGFPVMQQVALIDAHSGAVVDSIDSTWRQHEGGMFQIGPLESVRPDDTLVADTAYCSFWNFALIRSRRAHGIMELHQARKRKFPKAKDEYRTLWSKPKLSQCPEHIDDAQWQELPQDIEVRYIRSRFERKGFRPVVKVIATTDLETPPETVQAQYTSRWDIELCFRDIKITMELDFIRAKSASMARKLYGFGLIAHNLIRWQMLRACRGASPRQISFTGAREALRRCCELFRT